From the Polaribacter gangjinensis genome, the window TTTTAATTTCAGGTGAATCTAGAAAAGATGTGGATAAAGACAACGATTTGTTTTGTGGAAGTGCAGCAGTAAATGCCACTGATTTAATGAATTACGCCGCTTTTATGCGCTATGCAATTAGAGGAAGTTTAAAAGCAAAATATACCATGAAAAACTTAGGTTTTAGATGTGTTAAGGACTAAAAAATGAATTATTATGAAAACACTTAAATACATATTATTTTTTATTGCAATAACTTCATTTTTAGGTGCTTGCAAAAAGGATATCTCCAAACAAAAAACGGAAACATCCTATCAATGTCCCATGAAATGTGAAGGTGAAAAAATTTACGCAGATGAAGGATCTTGTCCAATATGTAAAATGGATTTACAACCTATTGAAGAGGAAGTTAAAAATTTCTCGTTAGAGGAAATTACTGAAACTTCTATTTTTAATTTAACATCGAAATGGAATACTGAAGAGGGTGAAGAAATTACGCTTAAAAAGTTAAAAGGCAAAACTTTAGTAATGGTTATGATTTATACAACTTGCAAAGCTGCTTGCCCAAGATTAGTAGCAGATATGAGAAATATTGAAGTGAAAATTCCGGCAGAATTTAAAAATGAAGTTCAATACATCATGGTAAGTATTGATCCTAAAAATGATACACCTAAAAGACTCAAAGAATTTGCGATTGAGAATTTAATGGATGATGAAAAATGGACTTTTTTACAAGGCACTGAAGATGGAGTAAGAGAATTTGCCAATGTTTTAGCTGTAAAATACAAAAAAATTTCGCCCTTAGATTTTTCTCACTCAAATATCATTAGTGT encodes:
- a CDS encoding SCO family protein, which gives rise to MKCEGEKIYADEGSCPICKMDLQPIEEEVKNFSLEEITETSIFNLTSKWNTEEGEEITLKKLKGKTLVMVMIYTTCKAACPRLVADMRNIEVKIPAEFKNEVQYIMVSIDPKNDTPKRLKEFAIENLMDDEKWTFLQGTEDGVREFANVLAVKYKKISPLDFSHSNIISVFNPQGDLVHQQEGLGVDNKITIEKIIETVKK